The Streptomyces sp. NBC_01775 genome includes a region encoding these proteins:
- a CDS encoding VOC family protein gives MALDWKLVIDCEDPHRLAHFWEQALGYTAEDHSAHIERLHSMGAITEAQIVPDERHAGRKAWRHAAAIRHPHDPVAEDTGTGLGRRLLFRAVPEPKESGNRLHMDLHAGTDARDAEVKRLERLGARMLRVVEEPGTHHVTMADPEGNEFDVR, from the coding sequence ATGGCCCTCGACTGGAAACTCGTCATCGACTGCGAAGATCCCCACCGCCTCGCCCACTTCTGGGAACAGGCCCTCGGTTACACGGCGGAGGACCACAGCGCCCACATCGAGCGCCTGCACAGCATGGGCGCCATCACCGAGGCCCAGATCGTCCCCGACGAGCGGCACGCGGGCCGCAAGGCGTGGCGGCACGCCGCCGCGATACGCCACCCCCACGACCCGGTCGCCGAGGACACCGGTACGGGCCTGGGCAGAAGGCTGCTGTTCCGCGCCGTACCCGAGCCGAAGGAGAGCGGGAACCGCCTCCACATGGACCTGCACGCGGGTACCGATGCCCGCGACGCCGAGGTCAAAAGGCTGGAGCGGCTGGGCGCGCGGATGCTGCGCGTGGTGGAGGAGCCGGGGACCCACCATGTGACGATGGCCGACCCGGAGGGCAACGAGTTCGACGTGCGGTGA